From the Juglans microcarpa x Juglans regia isolate MS1-56 chromosome 7D, Jm3101_v1.0, whole genome shotgun sequence genome, the window TGTACAGTCCAATGCAGAATCACTTCTTTGTAGTTACAAGGGAAGCACCACTTACCATTATTGTAATCAGCAACAAAATTTCAGTCCACTGGCTAGCTATTTCTTTTTCAGTTGCAGTGCTCACCTGTTTATATGTGTAGAaagaattccttttttttttttttttttttttttttcttttgaattttactGCTTCACAGAGGAAAATGTTGGTAATGAACGCTTGGCTGTAAGATTCATATGCCTGGATCTGTGAAGGATCGAGGCatggaaaacaaaaaccatGGCAGTGCTTTCTGCCCTAGACTTGTTTTGATTTGTTAATCACTGGAATTAGCCTACCTCgttctgttttttttctttttttccctctccctGGCTAATTGGTGGCGGTTCCCGAACAACCGGGGATATTTTACCGATACAATTGTTACATGAACCGTAAATATTGGAACAGAGTCATTATCACAGGTTTTCTCCAGATATGTGATAATTTTAGCATGTTAATGCTTTGTATCTTGGTAAGCTTTTTAAAACCCCTCACAAGCTATGCTTCTTCTGCTTGGAAATGCCTATCCTGTTCGCTTTGCTTTACTGTCTTTGAATTTCATGCTCTCCTTGCTTTATTGTCTTTGATATGTTTTAGTATACAACAAAAGGGAGGAAAAGGATTGGCGCGGCAGGTATCTGTGTATTCAGTGCCCTTCAGGCTTCGAGTTTGAACCAATGCCAATGTTAAGCTTCTCTGGAAGTTCTCACCTTTCAGAACTCAATACCTTGTATTGTTGTTGATTTTAATGCTGCATTGTATATGCTGTCTGGGGTGTTATTAAGAATTTGCTGCATCTGGCTGATGCAgtatatttttaggaaaaacGCTGTTCTTCTCGCTGGTAGCTCTCAGGGGCTACCGctaggtttttatttatttatttatttatttgatgatttaaatattttttaataatgttatgaattttttataaaaaaaaatatttaaaaatgttaaaaaaaaaaaaagataaaatgaactAACGGGAGTTTCGAGCGGTGCCAATAGAGCCACCCATATTTTTAAGTGACTGTCTATTTAAGTTGTTGACgtataaaactatttaaaatgtgtCATATGACCCTGAACAACAAAACTTAGTATAAAGATTAGCATTTATTcaggaaataaaaaagaagataaaaaaggaaaatttataaattggatTCACTTTCATGATCTTCTTTCATATGTTCAGCTCAAACTCTTTGACCTGCATCTGGTATCTACACAAAGGACATGTAGCCTTACTCCTAAGCCACCTCACTATACAATCGGTATGAAACTCGTGCATGCACCCAAGCATTCTTCCTTCGTCCCCTTCCTGcatttcttcttgacaaacccCACAGACCATCCCATtttcctcctccaccaccacctcctcagTCCCTGCAAATGCCGGGTCCACCGTCTTGGCCAAGATCCTCCCCAGTCTACGCATCACCTCGAACTCAACCTCCCTCAGCACCGTCTGGAATTCGCGCTTCGTTTCGCGCGCCCGCCACAAGGCTAACTCCGCCGTCATGGTGTCCAACCTTACGCGTTGCAGCTCCAACGTATCCAACTTCCCTGTGAACGTCCGGGGGTCGTACGAACCATCGTAAGTCGAGTATTTACCCCAGTTGCTCAGCCTGTCGAGCAGTTCAGCCCTCAACGTAGCTATCTGAAGCTCATCAATCATGATGAATCTGAGGGCACGATTCTTCGCAATACAGGCAAGGAGAAAGATGTAGATACAAACTTGAAAgtagaagagagaaagaagagtacTACGGGATTCTTGAATGAAATACGGAGTTCGATTTGTGTCTTAGGAGAAGACATCCTATGTATGTTTGAGTTCTGGACTCTATAAAGTCGGTGTCAGAGTGCAATTTGGCCCAGCGCCGTGCAGCGAGTATGAGAGATCTGATGTTGGAGAAGCCACGAGGGAATTGCAGGGAAGGTGGGTAGCAGCAGTAGCAGCATCGTCTCGGACACACGGCTTTTGAATGATCAATATTGGCGGCCTGCGTTCTACGAGTAAAAGAAAACGTGTTTCTTTTTTCAAGCAAGCGTTTACAGGAGAGTCGACAGGGCAATATGTCCGGTCCAACATTCAtcacaaaccaacaaaaaagcatgaatatttcattaaaaattctTTCACTGTTTATCACATTACGCtctatcttataaaaaatattctta encodes:
- the LOC121238072 gene encoding RING-H2 finger protein ATL1-like, which translates into the protein MIDELQIATLRAELLDRLSNWGKYSTYDGSYDPRTFTGKLDTLELQRVRLDTMTAELALWRARETKREFQTVLREVEFEVMRRLGRILAKTVDPAFAGTEEVVVEEENGMVCGVCQEEMQEGDEGRMLGCMHEFHTDCIVRWLRSKATCPLCRYQMQVKEFELNI